From Amphritea atlantica, a single genomic window includes:
- the miaA gene encoding tRNA (adenosine(37)-N6)-dimethylallyltransferase MiaA — MISIACLCGDSNLSDPTLPPAIFLMGPTASGKTDLAMALCDHLPCDIISVDSAMIYRDMNIGTATPDAEFLSRYPHRLVDILDPAESYSAADFRADALREMAQISAAGRIPLLVGGTMLYYQALLKGLATLPQADQTIRERLLQEAAEHGWEYLHQRLQRVDPVAAQRIHPNDPQRMQRALEVYELTGRSMTEMWQEQESQRLPYNVAQLCVMPGERKTLHERIEKRFHIMLGQGFEAEVRALWERGDLNLQMPSVRCVGYRQMWEYFEGRWDYPTMIEKSVIATRQLAKRQVTWLRSWDNLNNFDSADPNLTKNALKLLDGIII, encoded by the coding sequence ATGATCTCGATAGCCTGTTTATGCGGGGACAGTAATTTGAGTGATCCGACATTACCGCCCGCGATTTTCTTGATGGGGCCAACCGCCTCGGGCAAAACCGATCTGGCGATGGCCCTGTGTGATCATTTGCCCTGTGACATCATCAGTGTCGATTCGGCAATGATCTACCGGGATATGAATATCGGCACCGCCACGCCTGATGCGGAGTTTTTGTCCCGCTATCCGCACCGGCTGGTGGATATTCTGGATCCGGCCGAGAGTTATTCGGCGGCTGATTTCAGGGCCGATGCGCTGCGTGAGATGGCTCAGATCAGTGCCGCAGGCCGAATCCCGCTGCTGGTGGGCGGAACCATGCTCTATTATCAGGCGCTGCTGAAAGGGCTGGCGACCCTGCCTCAGGCGGATCAGACCATTCGTGAGCGGCTGTTGCAGGAGGCCGCCGAGCATGGCTGGGAGTACCTGCATCAGCGCTTGCAGCGGGTTGACCCTGTCGCGGCACAGCGGATTCACCCCAATGATCCACAGCGGATGCAGCGGGCACTGGAGGTTTACGAACTGACCGGCCGGTCAATGACGGAGATGTGGCAGGAGCAAGAGTCACAACGACTGCCCTATAATGTCGCTCAGCTCTGCGTCATGCCCGGTGAGCGGAAAACCCTGCATGAGCGGATTGAAAAGCGCTTTCATATTATGCTCGGACAGGGATTTGAGGCAGAGGTCCGGGCGCTCTGGGAGCGGGGGGATCTGAATCTGCAGATGCCCTCGGTTCGCTGTGTCGGCTACCGGCAGATGTGGGAGTACTTTGAGGGGCGCTGGGATTACCCGACAATGATCGAAAAAAGTGTCATCGCTACGCGACAATTGGCCAAACGACAGGTTACCTGGCTGCGTAGTTGGGACAATCTGAATAATTTTGATTCAGCAGACCCTAATTTAACCAAGAATGCCTTGAAA
- a CDS encoding N-acetylmuramoyl-L-alanine amidase, with the protein MRNRMIRRAGLIVLLLSCWLGAPVSYAAEVHNVRVWIAPDHARMVFDLSAAVQHKLFTLKKPDRIVLDVSDSTLLSSLEGLDLSNSPVSLIRSGSRNGGKDLRLVLDLKEHVRPKSFALKPNDQYGHRLVLDLYREVAPEALQKTAVASANDPTTLRDIVIAIDAGHGGEDPGAVGPGRVKEKTVVLGIARELNALLERERGFQPKLTRDGDYYISLRSRTERARKMNADMFVSIHADGFRDHRARGASVWVLSPRGASSEMGRWLAQKENSADLIGGVGSVSLEDKDDVLAKVLLDMSMTASRSDSRDIARSIHKNMSMFAKMHKKQVEQAGFVVLKSPDIPSILVETGFITNHDEAAKLKSRAYQQKMARAIFAGIKAHFSAKPPALTWLAWQKEGGGTSKGVPFSYKVVRGDTLSVIASRNGVSLSALRKANGLRSADHILVGQVLKIPAS; encoded by the coding sequence ATGAGAAACAGAATGATACGACGGGCAGGATTGATAGTATTGCTTCTGAGCTGCTGGCTGGGAGCCCCCGTAAGCTATGCGGCTGAAGTTCATAACGTGCGGGTGTGGATCGCTCCGGACCATGCGCGTATGGTGTTTGATCTTTCTGCGGCGGTGCAGCATAAGCTGTTTACCCTGAAAAAGCCTGATCGTATTGTTCTGGATGTGTCGGATTCGACGCTGTTATCCAGCCTTGAAGGGCTTGATCTGTCCAATAGTCCGGTGTCACTGATCCGTTCCGGATCCCGTAATGGTGGTAAAGATCTGCGCCTTGTGCTGGACCTCAAAGAGCATGTCAGGCCTAAAAGTTTTGCCCTGAAGCCCAATGATCAGTATGGGCACCGTCTGGTGCTCGACCTCTATCGTGAGGTGGCGCCGGAGGCACTACAGAAAACTGCGGTAGCGTCTGCGAACGATCCGACAACATTGCGGGATATCGTGATTGCTATCGACGCCGGACACGGAGGAGAAGATCCGGGTGCTGTCGGTCCGGGACGGGTAAAGGAGAAAACCGTCGTTCTGGGGATTGCCCGGGAGCTCAATGCGTTGCTGGAAAGGGAACGGGGATTTCAGCCAAAACTGACCCGCGATGGTGACTACTATATCAGCCTGCGCAGCCGGACTGAGCGGGCCCGCAAGATGAATGCGGATATGTTTGTTTCGATTCATGCGGATGGCTTTCGGGATCACCGGGCCCGGGGGGCTTCGGTCTGGGTGCTGTCTCCCCGCGGAGCCAGTAGTGAAATGGGGCGCTGGCTGGCGCAGAAGGAAAACAGTGCTGATCTGATCGGCGGTGTCGGCAGTGTCAGCCTGGAAGATAAAGATGATGTGCTGGCCAAGGTGTTGCTGGATATGTCGATGACGGCCAGTCGCAGCGATAGCCGGGATATCGCCCGTAGTATTCATAAGAATATGAGTATGTTTGCCAAAATGCATAAAAAGCAGGTTGAGCAGGCGGGGTTCGTGGTGCTGAAGTCTCCGGATATTCCCTCAATTCTGGTTGAGACCGGCTTTATTACCAATCATGATGAGGCGGCCAAGCTGAAATCCAGGGCTTATCAGCAGAAGATGGCGCGGGCTATTTTTGCCGGAATTAAAGCCCATTTCTCGGCTAAACCTCCGGCGCTGACCTGGCTCGCCTGGCAGAAAGAGGGCGGGGGGACAAGCAAGGGGGTGCCCTTCAGCTACAAGGTGGTGCGGGGGGATACCCTCTCTGTTATTGCCAGCAGGAACGGTGTATCGTTGTCTGCTTTACGCAAGGCAAACGGGCTTCGCAGTGCTGATCATATCCTGGTTGGCCAAGTATTGAAGATCCCGGCCAGTTAA
- a CDS encoding NAD(P)H-hydrate dehydratase, translated as MSHSDLPASLYTAEQTRALDRTAINSGVPGFKLMQRAGHAAFDRLRQRWPEVRKLTLLCGGGNNGGDGFVVAVLAHRLGMQVQLLCVGGDDFAERLSGEALEAWEWLQRESVSWQLYREQPFTGELIIDGLLGTGISGEVRDPFRAAIKQINRAGLPVVALDIPSGLCSDSGAVLGVAVKADMTVTFIGVKRGLLTHQGPACTGELLFDGLRVSDDVYESVDVAGFITGADDVSHLLPPRDKTAHKGHCGHVLVIGGDTGMGGAAIMAAQAAGRCGAGLVTVATRTEHLSAVLSRYPEAMAVGVRSGTELEPFIERADVLVVGPGLGQNAWGEQLLMKAIGCNKPLVLDADALNLLTLRREFGRLNGERWVITPHPGEAARLLGCSVAELQADRFAAVVELQTAFGGVALLKGAGSLSFDGDALHLNPTGNPGMASGGMGDVLSGVIGALIAQGLSAADATRLGAWLHGAAADRSATLYGARGMQATDLLAQLRLLVNGL; from the coding sequence ATGTCACATTCTGACTTGCCGGCATCATTATACACAGCGGAACAGACCCGTGCTCTTGATCGCACCGCGATAAATTCCGGTGTGCCCGGTTTTAAACTGATGCAGCGCGCCGGACATGCGGCATTTGACCGGTTGCGGCAGCGCTGGCCCGAGGTGCGAAAGCTGACGTTATTGTGTGGTGGTGGCAATAACGGTGGCGATGGCTTTGTTGTGGCTGTGCTGGCGCACCGTCTGGGGATGCAGGTACAGCTCCTTTGTGTCGGGGGCGATGATTTTGCTGAACGGTTATCCGGTGAGGCGCTGGAGGCCTGGGAATGGTTACAGCGCGAGTCAGTTAGCTGGCAGCTTTACCGCGAGCAGCCGTTTACTGGCGAACTTATTATTGACGGTTTGTTGGGTACCGGGATTTCCGGTGAGGTGCGTGACCCTTTCCGGGCCGCGATTAAACAGATAAACCGGGCGGGGTTGCCGGTTGTCGCGCTGGATATCCCATCGGGATTATGCAGTGATAGCGGTGCTGTTCTGGGCGTTGCTGTAAAGGCCGATATGACGGTGACCTTTATCGGTGTGAAGCGGGGTTTGCTGACCCATCAGGGACCGGCGTGTACCGGAGAACTGCTGTTTGATGGTCTGCGTGTCAGTGATGATGTCTATGAATCGGTGGATGTCGCCGGGTTTATTACCGGCGCAGATGATGTCAGTCATCTGTTGCCGCCCCGTGATAAGACCGCCCATAAAGGTCACTGTGGGCATGTGCTGGTGATTGGCGGCGACACCGGCATGGGGGGCGCAGCGATTATGGCGGCCCAGGCGGCCGGACGCTGTGGCGCCGGATTGGTGACCGTGGCGACCCGGACTGAGCATCTGTCTGCAGTGCTGAGCCGCTATCCGGAAGCGATGGCGGTTGGTGTCAGGTCCGGCACCGAGCTTGAACCCTTTATTGAACGGGCGGATGTACTGGTGGTGGGGCCGGGGCTGGGGCAAAATGCCTGGGGTGAACAGCTACTGATGAAGGCGATCGGTTGTAATAAACCGCTGGTACTGGATGCTGACGCACTGAATCTGCTGACGCTTCGCAGAGAGTTTGGTCGGCTCAATGGCGAACGCTGGGTGATCACTCCGCATCCGGGAGAAGCCGCGCGACTGCTCGGCTGTAGTGTTGCTGAGCTGCAGGCGGACCGGTTCGCCGCAGTTGTCGAACTGCAGACTGCATTTGGCGGGGTGGCGCTGCTGAAGGGCGCGGGTAGCCTGAGTTTTGATGGCGACGCGCTACATTTGAATCCTACCGGAAATCCGGGGATGGCCAGTGGTGGCATGGGGGATGTGCTGAGTGGCGTAATCGGTGCACTGATCGCTCAGGGGTTGTCTGCTGCGGATGCGACCCGGCTGGGGGCCTGGTTGCATGGCGCTGCGGCTGATCGCAGTGCGACACTTTATGGTGCCCGAGGTATGCAAGCGACCGATCTGTTGGCACAATTACGGTTATTGGTTAATGGTTTGTAA
- the mutL gene encoding DNA mismatch repair endonuclease MutL, with amino-acid sequence MSRIHLLTPRLANQIAAGEVVERPASVVKEILENSLDAGAGRVELDIEQGGVKLIRLRDDGQGIEKDDLPLALSRHATSKILNLDDLEAVQSLGFRGEALASVSSVSRLTLTSRTAGQEAGWQVQAEGRDMTAEVSPAAHPQGSTVEVRDLFFNTPARRKFLKTEKTEFKHLEEVVKRLALSRFDVGFTLRHNQKVIHQLRPAVSETEQERRISTLLSPAFIENSMKVDVSAEASGLRLWGWVALPTFSRSQADLQYFFVNGRIIRDKVVAHALRQAYQDVLYHGRHPAYVLYMELDPKLVDVNVHPTKHEVRFRETRLVHDFIFRTTHRVIADIRPEQGAEPAISGAAASALLSAVPGQSLSPQSFEQSRMPLHQLQRDSERSSGSGFAAAGSYQTDRPTAGQIREQISGYGALHPQQDISGPLTAAPMAQSDDTECPPLGYAIAQLHGVFVLAQNDAGLVVVDMHAAHERVVYERMKLAYEAEGVRSQPLLVPVSMAVSSMEADCAEEHVEVFSKLGFEIARMGEETLVVRQVPVTLASADISKLILDVLGDMVQFGTSQKIQQHTNELLATMACHGSVRANRQLTLPEMNALLRDMERTERSGQCNHGRPTWTQMSMHDLDSLFMRGQ; translated from the coding sequence ATGTCCCGAATACACTTGCTGACTCCCCGGCTGGCGAACCAGATCGCCGCCGGTGAAGTTGTTGAACGTCCCGCTTCTGTTGTTAAAGAGATACTGGAAAATAGTCTTGATGCGGGGGCTGGCCGGGTTGAGCTGGATATCGAGCAGGGTGGCGTCAAACTGATCCGCCTGCGTGATGACGGGCAGGGGATCGAGAAAGATGATCTGCCACTGGCGCTGAGTCGTCACGCGACCAGTAAAATACTCAATCTGGATGATCTTGAAGCGGTGCAAAGTCTCGGGTTTCGTGGCGAGGCGCTGGCTTCGGTCAGTTCGGTATCCCGTCTGACGCTGACTTCACGTACGGCCGGCCAGGAGGCTGGCTGGCAGGTGCAGGCCGAGGGGCGGGATATGACCGCCGAAGTCTCGCCTGCGGCACATCCCCAGGGTTCAACCGTTGAAGTGCGGGATCTGTTTTTTAATACTCCGGCGCGTCGCAAGTTTCTCAAAACCGAAAAAACTGAATTTAAACACCTGGAAGAGGTGGTCAAGCGGCTGGCGCTGAGCCGGTTTGATGTCGGTTTTACGTTGCGCCATAACCAGAAAGTGATCCATCAACTGCGCCCGGCTGTCAGCGAAACTGAGCAGGAACGGCGTATCTCTACCCTGCTGTCCCCGGCGTTTATTGAAAACTCTATGAAGGTGGATGTCAGTGCGGAAGCGTCCGGACTCCGCTTGTGGGGCTGGGTGGCGTTGCCAACATTCTCCCGCAGCCAGGCTGATCTGCAGTATTTCTTTGTTAATGGCCGGATTATTCGCGATAAAGTCGTTGCCCATGCGTTGCGTCAGGCCTATCAGGATGTGCTCTATCATGGGCGTCACCCTGCCTATGTGCTTTATATGGAGCTGGATCCGAAGCTGGTGGATGTGAATGTGCATCCTACCAAGCATGAGGTGCGCTTTCGTGAGACCCGTCTGGTGCATGATTTTATCTTCCGTACCACTCACCGGGTCATCGCTGATATACGACCGGAGCAGGGCGCTGAGCCGGCTATCTCAGGTGCGGCGGCGAGTGCTTTGTTAAGTGCGGTTCCGGGCCAGTCGCTGTCGCCACAGAGTTTTGAGCAGAGTCGCATGCCGCTGCATCAGTTGCAGCGGGATTCGGAGCGCTCATCAGGCTCCGGTTTCGCCGCCGCTGGCAGTTATCAGACTGATCGTCCTACGGCGGGTCAGATACGCGAGCAGATCTCCGGTTATGGCGCGCTGCATCCTCAGCAGGATATTTCGGGGCCTCTGACAGCAGCGCCGATGGCTCAGTCCGATGATACAGAGTGTCCACCGCTGGGGTACGCCATTGCGCAGCTGCACGGTGTTTTTGTGCTGGCGCAGAATGATGCCGGGCTGGTGGTGGTCGATATGCACGCAGCCCACGAACGGGTCGTTTACGAACGGATGAAGCTGGCTTATGAAGCGGAAGGGGTGCGCAGTCAGCCGTTGCTGGTGCCGGTGAGTATGGCGGTCAGTTCTATGGAAGCGGATTGTGCAGAAGAACATGTTGAGGTGTTTTCGAAACTGGGCTTTGAGATCGCCCGGATGGGAGAAGAAACCCTGGTGGTGCGGCAAGTTCCGGTGACGCTGGCCAGTGCTGATATCAGTAAGCTGATTCTCGATGTGCTGGGCGATATGGTGCAGTTCGGCACCAGCCAGAAAATTCAGCAGCATACCAATGAGTTGCTGGCGACCATGGCTTGCCATGGTTCGGTGCGGGCCAACCGGCAACTGACGCTTCCTGAAATGAACGCATTGTTGCGGGATATGGAGCGTACCGAGCGGAGCGGGCAGTGTAACCACGGACGTCCGACCTGGACGCAGATGTCGATGCATGATCTCGATAGCCTGTTTATGCGGGGACAGTAA
- the tsaE gene encoding tRNA (adenosine(37)-N6)-threonylcarbamoyltransferase complex ATPase subunit type 1 TsaE, which yields MPQKSDCSVFVADEAAMVMFGQQIAHATSGGEVIFLNGDLGMGKTTLSRGVLKGFGHQGSVKSPTYTLVEPYELGEVTVFHFDLYRLGDPEELEYLGIRDYFTDQSICLIEWPERGEGVLPPADLLLNITVEQRGRRINWQAQTEKGRQLADKLIIS from the coding sequence GTGCCGCAGAAATCTGATTGCAGTGTGTTCGTTGCTGATGAAGCGGCGATGGTGATGTTTGGGCAGCAGATCGCCCACGCGACAAGTGGTGGAGAGGTGATCTTTCTCAATGGTGATCTGGGTATGGGGAAAACCACTCTCAGTCGGGGCGTTCTGAAGGGGTTTGGTCATCAAGGTTCGGTTAAGAGTCCTACCTATACACTGGTTGAACCCTATGAGCTGGGTGAGGTGACGGTGTTTCATTTTGATCTGTACCGGCTGGGAGATCCGGAGGAACTCGAGTATCTGGGGATCAGGGACTATTTTACGGATCAGAGTATCTGCCTGATTGAGTGGCCCGAACGGGGTGAGGGGGTACTGCCGCCGGCCGATTTACTGCTGAATATCACGGTAGAGCAGCGGGGGCGTCGGATAAACTGGCAGGCTCAGACTGAAAAAGGCCGGCAACTGGCCGATAAGCTGATAATAAGCTGA